A stretch of Dromaius novaehollandiae isolate bDroNov1 unplaced genomic scaffold, bDroNov1.hap1 HAP1_SCAFFOLD_45, whole genome shotgun sequence DNA encodes these proteins:
- the LOC135327045 gene encoding olfactory receptor 14J1-like yields LHYGTLMGSRACVQMAAAAWASGFLNAVLHTANTFSIPLCQGNAVEQFFCEIPQLLRLSCSDSCFRKAGVTAVSFCVACECFVFIVLSYVQIFRVVLRIPSEQGRHNAFSMCLPHLAVVSLFIITAMFAYLKPPSMSSPALELVVAVLCSVVPPTLNPLIYSMRNKEIKEALRKLIQCVVFYQS; encoded by the coding sequence ctgcactacgggacactcatgggcagcagagcttgtgtccaaatggcagcagctgcctgggccagtggttttctcaatgcagtgctgcacactgcgaacacattttcaattccactctgccaaggcaatgctgtggagcagtttttctgtgaaatcccccagctcctcaggctctcctgctctgactcctgcttcaggaaagctggggttactgcggttagtttttgtgtagcttgtgagtgctttgtgttcattgtgctgtcctacgtgcagatcttcagggtcgtgctgaggatcccctctgagcagggccggcacaatgccttttccatgtgcctcccgcacctggccgtggtctccctgttcatcatcactgcaatgtttgcctacctgaagcccccctccatgtcctccccagctctggagctggtggtggctgttctgtgctcagtggtgcctccaacactgaacccgctcatctacagcatgaggaacaaagagatcaaagaggcactgaggaaattgaTTCAATGTGTAGTATTTTACCAGTCATAg
- the LOC135327047 gene encoding olfactory receptor 14J1-like, giving the protein MTNSSFLTEFLLLAFADKRELQLLHFSLFLGIYLAAVLGNILIISAIASDHRLHTPMYFFLLNLSILDFGSISTTLHYGTLMGSRACVQMAGAAWASGFLNAVLHTANTFSIPLCQGNAVEQFFCEIPQLLRLCCSDSYFRKAGVTAVSFCVACECFVFIVLSCVQIFRVVLRIPSEQGRHKAFSMCLPHLAVVSLFASTAMFAYLKPPSMSSPALELVVAVLYSVVPPTLNPLIYSMRNKEIKEALRKLIQCVVFYHS; this is encoded by the exons ATgaccaacagcagcttcctcaccgaattcctcctcctggcatttgcggacaaacgggagctgcagctcttgcacttctcactcttcctgggcatctacctggctgccgtcctgggcaacatcctcatcatctctGCCATAGCCAGTGACCACCGCctgcacacccccatgtacttcttcctcctcaatctctccatcctggactttggctccatctccaccact ctgcactatgggacactcatgggcagcagagcttgtgtccaaatggcaggagctgcctgggccagtggttttctcaatgcagtgctgcacactgcgaacacattttcaattccactctgccaaggcaatgctgtggagcagttcttctgtgaaatcccccagctcctcaggctctgctgctctgactcctacttcaggaaagctggggttactgcggttagtttttgtgtagcttgtgagtgctttgtgttcattgtgctgtcctgcgtgcagatcttcagggtcgtgctgaggatcccctccgagcagggccggcacaaagccttttccatgtgcctcccgcacctggccgtggtctccctgtttgccagcactgcaatgtttgcctacctgaagcccccctccatgtcctccccagctctggagctggtggtggctgttctgtactcagtggtgcctccaacactgaacccgctcatctacagcatgaggaacaaagagatcaaagaggcactgaggaaattgaTTCAATGTGTAGTATTTTACCACTCATAG